A part of Streptomyces sp. NBC_01235 genomic DNA contains:
- a CDS encoding type II toxin-antitoxin system VapB family antitoxin, which produces MARTVIDLDEDMVTEAMRIFGTKTKAKAVRLAMEDAVKRHLRQEGFDAMDAGELDFSEIVENTGPRSADGSLKHNGDRDGGRAA; this is translated from the coding sequence ATGGCCAGAACCGTGATCGACCTCGATGAAGACATGGTCACCGAGGCCATGCGCATCTTCGGAACCAAAACGAAAGCCAAAGCCGTCCGCCTCGCCATGGAAGACGCCGTCAAGCGGCACCTGCGGCAGGAGGGCTTCGACGCCATGGACGCCGGCGAACTCGACTTCAGTGAGATCGTCGAGAACACCGGCCCCCGCAGCGCGGACGGCTCTCTCAAGCACAACGGCGACCGCGACGGAGGCCGGGCCGCCTGA